A genome region from Cerasicoccus sp. TK19100 includes the following:
- a CDS encoding LptA/OstA family protein, whose translation MKHFIQTLALLALLATQAFGQQATTELPAQNTVITSDNLELVGGDSENRFFFTGNVKITGTNMLATCDEMEVIAARSGSTEKTVGEMGAIESIIMMGNVVIEQSGRKATGGRAEILPNDDKVILSEGPRVEDSRGVVSGWKMILHKGERKVEVLSDPNATGESGRTRVQLPGFKDLGYDDPETSFRNPGSNSQ comes from the coding sequence ATGAAGCACTTTATTCAAACCCTGGCCCTGCTGGCGCTCCTTGCCACCCAAGCCTTCGGACAACAGGCCACCACCGAGCTCCCCGCTCAAAACACCGTCATCACCAGTGACAATCTGGAGCTGGTCGGCGGCGATAGCGAGAACCGCTTTTTCTTCACCGGCAACGTGAAGATCACCGGCACCAACATGCTCGCCACGTGTGACGAGATGGAAGTCATCGCCGCGCGCTCCGGTTCCACGGAGAAGACGGTGGGCGAAATGGGCGCAATCGAATCCATCATCATGATGGGCAATGTCGTCATCGAGCAGTCCGGGCGCAAAGCTACCGGCGGCCGGGCCGAAATCCTGCCCAACGACGACAAGGTGATCCTTTCCGAAGGCCCGCGCGTGGAAGACAGCCGCGGCGTCGTCAGCGGCTGGAAAATGATTCTCCACAAGGGCGAGCGCAAGGTGGAGGTCTTATCCGACCCGAATGCCACCGGCGAAAGCGGCCGCACCCGCGTGCAATTGCCCGGCTTTAAGGACCTCGGCTACGACGACCCGGAAACCAGTTTCCGCAACCCCGGGAGCAACAGCCAGTAA
- the lptB gene encoding LPS export ABC transporter ATP-binding protein: protein MDTVETTPEVATEAQTMIHSKGLVKVYGKREVVSGVDLNVNSGEVVGLLGPNGAGKTTTFYMIVGLVPATRGQVFLDDQDITKLPMYRRARLGLGYLPQEASVFRKLSVYDNILAIVQTLKVPRKERHDYVMAHLEELGLDHLAKQKAYTLSGGERRRLEITRAMVSRPRFMLLDEPFSGVDPKSVDEVQDIILGLKSKNIGILITDHNVRETLKIVDRAYLIHQGKVLSEGTSDFLVNDEKSREYYLGRGFTL, encoded by the coding sequence ATGGACACCGTCGAAACCACGCCGGAAGTCGCCACCGAAGCGCAAACCATGATCCACAGCAAGGGCTTGGTGAAGGTTTACGGGAAGCGCGAGGTTGTTTCCGGCGTCGATCTAAACGTCAACTCCGGCGAGGTAGTCGGCCTGCTCGGGCCCAACGGCGCGGGTAAGACCACCACGTTTTACATGATCGTCGGCCTCGTCCCTGCCACACGCGGGCAGGTCTTTCTGGACGATCAAGACATCACCAAGCTGCCCATGTATCGCCGCGCGCGGCTGGGCTTGGGCTACCTGCCGCAGGAGGCCAGCGTCTTCCGCAAGCTTTCGGTGTATGACAACATTTTGGCCATCGTCCAGACGCTGAAAGTGCCCCGCAAGGAGCGCCACGACTACGTGATGGCTCACCTGGAGGAGCTCGGTCTCGATCACCTGGCCAAGCAAAAGGCCTACACCCTTAGCGGCGGCGAGCGTCGCCGGTTGGAGATAACCCGCGCCATGGTTTCGCGCCCGCGCTTCATGCTGCTCGACGAGCCCTTTAGCGGCGTCGACCCCAAGAGCGTTGACGAGGTGCAGGACATCATCCTGGGCCTGAAGAGCAAAAACATCGGCATCCTCATCACCGACCACAACGTCCGCGAAACCCTAAAGATCGTCGACCGTGCCTACCTCATCCACCAGGGCAAGGTTCTCTCCGAGGGCACCAGCGACTTCCTCGTCAACGACGAGAAAAGCCGCGAATACTACCTGGGCCGCGGGTTTACGCTGTAG
- the hprK gene encoding HPr(Ser) kinase/phosphatase, which yields MPRAETKANETISVKDFYQSYQAELGLELVTGQSGLAKVIRDTSINRPALALVGYFRYFANKRIQLFGAGEMAFLRDMPAEKQISVLRDIFAKHVPCVIISRNLAPTKPLRDEAEAHGVPLLRTPLSTKEFLTQATILLESRFAPTTTCHGTLLDVKGIGVIIRGRSGVGKSECALALIERGHSLVADDLVYARLESENEVIGSAAELGRGYMECRGLGIINVADMFGIRSVRMDKRIDLVITFEEWRPGMPEERTGLERNYYEILGAKIPHIEIPVKPGRDMARLTEAAAMVQALRNMGHDSAQEFNDQLIAHMENMGGTSAGTPK from the coding sequence ATGCCCCGCGCCGAAACCAAAGCCAACGAGACCATCTCCGTGAAGGACTTTTATCAGTCCTACCAGGCAGAGCTTGGGCTGGAGCTGGTTACCGGTCAGTCGGGGCTGGCGAAGGTCATCCGCGACACCAGTATCAACCGCCCGGCGCTGGCGCTGGTCGGCTATTTCCGCTACTTTGCCAACAAGCGCATCCAGCTCTTTGGTGCGGGGGAAATGGCCTTTCTGCGGGATATGCCGGCGGAAAAACAGATCTCTGTGCTGCGCGATATCTTTGCCAAGCACGTGCCCTGCGTGATCATCAGCCGGAACCTCGCCCCCACCAAGCCCCTGCGCGACGAAGCCGAGGCCCACGGCGTGCCCCTGCTCCGCACCCCGCTTTCGACCAAGGAATTTCTCACCCAGGCGACCATTCTACTGGAGTCCCGCTTCGCGCCGACCACCACCTGCCACGGCACCCTGCTCGACGTGAAGGGCATCGGCGTGATTATACGCGGCCGCAGCGGTGTGGGCAAAAGCGAGTGCGCGCTGGCCCTCATTGAGCGCGGGCACAGCCTCGTCGCGGACGACCTCGTCTATGCGCGCCTGGAGTCGGAAAACGAAGTCATCGGCAGCGCCGCCGAGCTTGGCCGGGGTTACATGGAGTGCCGTGGCCTGGGCATCATCAACGTGGCCGACATGTTTGGCATCCGCTCCGTGCGGATGGATAAGCGCATCGACCTGGTGATCACTTTTGAAGAATGGCGCCCCGGAATGCCTGAAGAACGCACCGGTCTAGAGAGGAATTATTACGAGATTCTCGGTGCCAAAATTCCCCATATCGAGATCCCCGTTAAGCCCGGCCGCGATATGGCCCGCCTCACCGAAGCCGCAGCCATGGTCCAAGCGCTTCGCAACATGGGGCACGACTCTGCACAAGAGTTTAATGATCAACTCATTGCGCACATGGAGAACATGGGCGGCACCAGCGCTGGAACCCCAAAGTAG
- the dnaA gene encoding chromosomal replication initiator protein DnaA: protein MLNETVNFQLWDTVKSDFSGLFPSDVFRTWFEPLRCVSESDDCVTLGAPNDFAVIWIQDNYMDLITRRLQEAAGRTIKLNVVVDDEAAAKAESLERAKVETASSMRPGVEAAAPVNRVSVSDANRPSLILNPKNNFENFVIGPGNQMAQAASFAVANTPGKAYNPLFLFGDTGLGKTHLMHSIAHHILTTRPDTRIAYVSTEKFTNEYIEAIQHNNVTRFRQRYRQVDVLLIDDIHFLSGKERIQEEFFHTFNELFERQKQIVLSSDRPASEIARLEARLVSRFQWGFMADIQPPDYETRMAIIRKKAHNMNLDLPDNILDFLAERVSRNVRRMEGALTRVAGYAALMKGTLDIDTVETLLKDILHEEAQTQVTIEKIQQKVADYHKLRLGDMVSKRRPANIAFPRQIAMYLSRVLTSHSLQEIGDAFGGRDHGTVIHACKTVENIMDQDDSVTRTVDYLKKQLTSGRS from the coding sequence ATGCTTAACGAAACTGTAAATTTCCAACTCTGGGACACCGTAAAAAGCGACTTTTCCGGCCTTTTCCCCAGCGATGTGTTTCGAACCTGGTTCGAACCACTGCGTTGCGTCAGTGAATCTGACGATTGCGTCACGCTGGGCGCGCCCAATGACTTTGCCGTCATTTGGATTCAGGACAATTATATGGACCTGATTACACGTCGCCTTCAGGAAGCCGCCGGACGCACGATCAAGCTAAACGTCGTCGTGGACGACGAAGCTGCCGCCAAGGCCGAGAGCCTCGAGCGCGCCAAAGTGGAAACCGCCTCCAGCATGCGTCCGGGCGTGGAAGCCGCCGCACCGGTCAACCGCGTCAGCGTGTCCGATGCCAACCGTCCCAGCCTGATCCTCAACCCGAAGAACAACTTCGAGAACTTCGTCATTGGGCCCGGCAACCAAATGGCACAAGCCGCGAGCTTCGCGGTGGCCAATACCCCGGGCAAGGCCTACAACCCGCTGTTCCTCTTTGGCGACACCGGTCTGGGCAAAACCCACCTGATGCACTCCATTGCGCACCATATCCTGACCACCCGTCCGGATACCCGCATTGCCTACGTTTCGACGGAGAAGTTTACCAACGAGTACATCGAGGCCATCCAGCACAACAACGTGACCCGTTTCCGCCAGCGCTACCGCCAGGTGGACGTGCTGCTGATCGACGATATTCACTTCCTCTCCGGCAAGGAACGCATCCAGGAGGAGTTCTTCCACACCTTCAACGAACTCTTCGAGCGCCAGAAACAAATCGTGCTTTCCAGCGACCGTCCCGCCAGCGAGATTGCCCGCCTGGAGGCGCGCCTCGTATCCCGCTTCCAGTGGGGCTTCATGGCCGACATCCAGCCGCCGGACTACGAAACGCGCATGGCGATCATCCGCAAGAAGGCGCACAACATGAATCTGGACCTGCCGGACAACATCCTCGACTTCCTGGCCGAGCGCGTGTCCCGCAACGTCCGCCGCATGGAAGGTGCCCTCACCCGCGTGGCTGGCTACGCCGCTCTCATGAAGGGCACGCTCGATATCGACACCGTTGAAACCCTCCTCAAGGACATCCTCCACGAGGAAGCGCAGACACAGGTAACGATCGAGAAGATTCAGCAAAAGGTGGCCGACTACCACAAGCTCCGCCTCGGAGATATGGTCAGCAAGCGCCGCCCGGCCAACATCGCCTTCCCGCGCCAGATCGCCATGTATCTCAGCCGCGTGCTCACCAGCCACTCGCTGCAGGAAATTGGCGACGCCTTCGGTGGTCGCGACCACGGCACCGTGATCCACGCCTGCAAGACTGTGGAAAACATCATGGACCAGGACGACTCCGTCACCCGCACCGTCGACTACCTGAAAAAGCAACTCACCTCCGGCCGCTCCTAA
- a CDS encoding acylphosphatase, translating into MPEFTMSEKIYREEVHFTGRVQGVGFRYATLQVAKEFEVTGEVKNLPDGRVYLCAEGAEREVVAFREELEDRMSPFIRESEIKSDFRPSSYKSFEITR; encoded by the coding sequence ATGCCTGAATTCACCATGTCTGAGAAAATCTACCGCGAAGAAGTGCACTTCACTGGTCGCGTGCAGGGCGTCGGTTTTCGCTACGCCACGCTCCAGGTCGCCAAGGAATTCGAAGTCACTGGCGAGGTGAAAAACCTGCCCGACGGCCGCGTTTACCTTTGCGCAGAAGGCGCTGAGCGGGAAGTCGTGGCCTTCCGAGAAGAGCTGGAAGACCGCATGAGCCCCTTTATCCGCGAGTCGGAAATAAAATCTGACTTCCGCCCCTCTTCCTACAAGAGCTTCGAGATCACCCGCTAA
- a CDS encoding ABC transporter ATP-binding protein, translating into MSEPAIRINNLTKDFRIGVRGVKLRAVDDVSLEIHDNQIFGLLGPNGCGKSTTMKIVLGLLEPTRGECSIYGVNSHSVKSRINVGFLPEAPYFYKFLSGRELVRYYARICGVAKDEIGDRTEEVLKLVSMENAAHRRVGTYSKGMLQRIGIAQALVHDPKLIVLDEPTAGVDPIGSHAIAELIMALKERGKTVMLCSHLLAQVEGVCDRVAIMSRGKLVLEGGVDELLEKEDQRSLIIGDYNAEAQKEIEAVLEKYGSKLMKVEAPRISLDRLFLQHTDAAAIGSGQDVKDKEDKR; encoded by the coding sequence ATGAGCGAACCCGCAATCCGCATCAACAACCTCACCAAGGACTTCCGTATCGGCGTCCGCGGCGTCAAGCTGCGCGCCGTCGACGATGTGTCCCTAGAGATTCACGACAACCAGATTTTCGGCCTGCTCGGGCCCAACGGCTGCGGCAAAAGCACGACGATGAAGATCGTCCTCGGCCTCCTGGAGCCAACCCGCGGCGAATGCTCGATCTACGGCGTCAACAGCCACTCGGTGAAGTCGCGCATCAACGTGGGCTTCCTCCCCGAAGCGCCCTATTTTTACAAGTTCCTCTCCGGCCGCGAGCTCGTGCGCTACTACGCGCGCATCTGCGGCGTGGCCAAAGACGAGATCGGCGACCGCACCGAGGAGGTGCTCAAGCTGGTCTCGATGGAAAACGCCGCGCATCGCCGCGTGGGCACCTACTCCAAAGGCATGCTCCAGCGCATCGGCATTGCCCAGGCCCTTGTGCACGATCCCAAACTGATCGTGCTCGATGAGCCCACTGCCGGCGTCGACCCCATCGGCTCGCACGCCATTGCCGAGCTGATCATGGCGCTCAAGGAGCGCGGAAAAACCGTCATGCTTTGCTCCCACCTGCTCGCACAGGTCGAGGGTGTTTGCGACCGCGTGGCCATCATGAGCCGCGGCAAGCTGGTGCTTGAGGGCGGGGTGGACGAGCTTTTGGAAAAAGAAGACCAGCGCAGCCTGATCATTGGCGACTACAACGCCGAGGCGCAAAAGGAGATCGAAGCCGTGCTCGAAAAATACGGCTCCAAGCTGATGAAGGTCGAGGCACCGCGCATCAGCCTGGACCGGCTCTTTTTGCAGCACACCGACGCCGCTGCGATTGGCTCGGGGCAGGATGTTAAAGACAAGGAGGACAAACGATGA
- a CDS encoding ABC transporter permease, whose product MNGSSVGRVGLIARNTFLEAVRQKFFNVLVILSIAMIASANFFRQFDFGSSELKFIADFGMGAVLLFGSILAVVVTAQLFFSEIENRTALTMLAKPVHRWEFIAGKFLGVFCVLFAFVGLMLLLLAAVLYWRESSLMHHHDHQDEFGEHRLVNYVGMFQLVFSEVLKFGILAAITLFIASFSNTNLYTVIISFFVLMICQLQYIARDSWTNLDNPILRGLVWFLSLLFPNLQMFNVGEQLTFPTADATLSTGGYLGLLAYGAVYITALLALSAYSFRRREI is encoded by the coding sequence ATGAACGGCTCATCCGTAGGACGCGTGGGGCTCATCGCCCGCAATACATTCCTGGAGGCCGTCCGCCAGAAATTCTTTAACGTGCTCGTGATCCTCTCCATCGCGATGATCGCCAGTGCGAACTTCTTCCGCCAGTTCGATTTCGGCAGCTCGGAGCTCAAGTTCATTGCCGACTTCGGCATGGGCGCGGTGTTGCTGTTTGGCTCGATCCTGGCCGTGGTGGTGACCGCCCAGCTCTTCTTTAGCGAGATCGAGAACCGCACTGCGCTGACCATGCTCGCCAAGCCGGTTCACCGCTGGGAGTTCATTGCGGGCAAGTTCCTCGGCGTGTTTTGCGTGTTGTTTGCCTTCGTCGGGCTGATGCTGCTCTTGCTGGCGGCCGTGCTCTACTGGCGCGAATCCTCGCTGATGCATCACCATGATCACCAAGACGAGTTCGGCGAGCACCGGCTGGTCAATTACGTGGGCATGTTCCAGTTGGTCTTCTCCGAAGTGCTCAAGTTTGGCATCCTCGCCGCGATCACGCTGTTCATCGCCAGCTTCTCCAATACCAACCTTTACACGGTCATCATCTCGTTCTTCGTGCTGATGATCTGCCAGCTCCAATACATCGCACGCGACAGCTGGACGAACCTCGACAACCCCATCCTGCGCGGGCTGGTCTGGTTCCTCTCCCTGCTCTTCCCGAACCTGCAAATGTTCAACGTCGGCGAGCAGCTAACCTTTCCCACGGCAGACGCCACGCTATCCACCGGCGGCTACCTCGGGCTTCTGGCCTACGGCGCGGTTTACATCACCGCGCTGCTGGCTCTGTCCGCCTATTCCTTCCGCCGCCGCGAGATCTAA
- a CDS encoding tetratricopeptide repeat protein: MAIDRESWLYRTGQRLLVTTAALFALGLVCLPLQNRVWGEVKTFQPELNLRDVESALGQGMVIGLLGGFRTLLADFVYLRANFYWEKYDRPNTEALLALTTSIDPRPMYFWLNGARIISYDIPVWRIREKGGFQETPQFYQDEIFREQVERAIAMLDRAEKFHPDDPKIPLEKARIYFDKAKNYSEAAKNYKRVIEMPGAPQYANRIYAIALDKAGRPKEAYNFLKKYYLGLDTQDPRTMPEVVLERIRELEDRLNIPYIERLPAQPGEVGDQFDLAPFSQSASGSSDSEE, translated from the coding sequence ATGGCAATCGACCGCGAAAGTTGGCTTTACCGCACCGGCCAGCGCCTCCTGGTGACAACAGCGGCGCTCTTTGCGCTGGGCCTCGTCTGCCTGCCCTTGCAAAACCGCGTCTGGGGCGAGGTAAAAACCTTCCAGCCCGAGCTCAACCTGCGCGACGTGGAGTCCGCCCTCGGCCAGGGCATGGTGATCGGCCTACTCGGTGGCTTCCGCACACTACTGGCGGACTTCGTTTACCTGCGGGCCAATTTCTACTGGGAGAAATACGACCGCCCGAACACCGAGGCCCTGCTCGCGTTAACCACCTCCATCGACCCGCGGCCCATGTATTTCTGGCTCAACGGCGCGCGCATCATCAGCTACGACATCCCCGTATGGCGCATCCGCGAAAAAGGCGGTTTCCAGGAAACGCCTCAATTTTACCAGGACGAAATTTTCCGCGAGCAGGTGGAGCGCGCCATCGCCATGCTCGACCGCGCGGAGAAATTTCACCCGGACGACCCGAAGATCCCGCTGGAAAAAGCGCGCATCTATTTCGACAAAGCCAAAAACTACAGCGAGGCCGCCAAGAACTACAAACGCGTCATCGAAATGCCCGGCGCACCTCAATACGCCAACCGTATTTATGCCATTGCCCTGGACAAAGCAGGACGCCCTAAGGAAGCCTATAATTTTCTCAAAAAATACTACCTCGGCCTCGACACGCAGGACCCCCGCACGATGCCAGAGGTCGTCCTGGAGCGCATTCGCGAACTTGAAGACCGGCTCAACATCCCTTACATAGAGCGGCTTCCAGCGCAACCTGGTGAGGTTGGCGACCAGTTTGACCTCGCTCCATTCAGCCAATCGGCATCGGGGTCATCCGACTCTGAAGAGTGA
- a CDS encoding HAD family hydrolase, whose amino-acid sequence MPSMLQLANVRGVIFDMDGLLLDTERLFKKAYQRSAARHGIVLEDEIYDQMIGLRSDASQRVLREQLGPTAPSAAIIEGARHYYYMQIEEEGIPLRPGVLEMFDYIESLGFPMAVATSTHHELAMIKLRSVSLLDRVVGIVSGDQVEHGKPEPDIYLAAAKLIDIEPENCLALEDSPPGVIAARKANCVTIMIPDLQAPNAVTRSMANFIYESLHDVVRELKNARAAELST is encoded by the coding sequence ATGCCATCCATGCTACAATTGGCGAACGTTCGCGGAGTCATCTTCGACATGGATGGCCTGTTGCTCGATACCGAGCGCCTCTTTAAGAAAGCCTACCAGCGCAGCGCTGCCCGCCATGGCATCGTTCTGGAGGACGAAATTTACGATCAAATGATCGGCCTGCGCTCCGACGCCAGTCAACGCGTGCTGCGCGAACAGCTTGGGCCCACCGCGCCCAGCGCCGCCATTATCGAGGGTGCCCGCCACTACTATTACATGCAGATTGAGGAGGAGGGCATCCCGCTGCGCCCCGGCGTGTTGGAGATGTTTGACTACATCGAGTCCCTTGGGTTTCCCATGGCCGTGGCCACCTCCACCCACCATGAGCTGGCCATGATCAAGCTGCGCTCCGTCAGCTTGCTGGACCGCGTGGTCGGCATCGTCAGCGGTGACCAGGTCGAGCACGGTAAGCCCGAGCCCGATATCTATCTCGCCGCCGCCAAGCTGATCGACATCGAGCCCGAGAACTGCCTGGCCCTCGAAGACTCGCCCCCGGGCGTCATCGCCGCCCGCAAGGCCAACTGCGTGACGATCATGATCCCCGATTTGCAGGCCCCCAACGCCGTCACCCGCTCGATGGCCAACTTCATTTACGAGTCGCTGCATGATGTCGTCCGCGAGCTGAAAAACGCCCGCGCCGCCGAGCTGTCGACCTAA
- a CDS encoding C1 family peptidase produces MNHTGLIWAIVLLFAALTAHAVDWRIGDQVYRNVRVKEVTPRAVIILHSQGISQVLLSDLPPEAQKHFGYDPEAAAADEQRADAEQAAALARQKAAQAEQAGTSSTDARDSMAQLKQAFRQPAEIRPEVDLRPELRELGLFSKSQGRRPSCSIFAIVGALEYQASKEGKPTQFSEDYAIWATRQYLAESPRGRSAAYAEGDAGFALIDVISALAKYGLADREDVPNTFGTGMERIEPPEPELLQQAQDRVQLSALRIDSRDGAASVNRIIHTLNAGLPVVIGVAWPHENTLRSAPMISGQNPVSMHAVTLVGYRSDEGGENLRFVFKNSWGPLWGSGGYGWITGDYLEEHLSTAYVMDPAFE; encoded by the coding sequence ATGAACCACACCGGCCTCATTTGGGCCATCGTGCTCTTGTTTGCCGCCCTGACGGCCCATGCGGTCGACTGGCGGATTGGCGATCAGGTTTACCGCAATGTCCGGGTGAAGGAAGTGACGCCGCGCGCGGTCATCATATTGCACAGCCAAGGCATCAGCCAGGTGCTTCTCAGCGATCTGCCCCCCGAGGCACAAAAGCACTTCGGCTACGACCCCGAAGCCGCCGCGGCTGACGAACAACGCGCCGATGCCGAACAGGCCGCCGCCCTCGCCCGCCAAAAGGCCGCGCAAGCCGAGCAAGCGGGCACCAGTTCCACAGACGCCCGCGACTCCATGGCGCAGCTCAAGCAGGCCTTTCGCCAACCGGCCGAAATCCGCCCCGAGGTCGACCTGCGCCCCGAGTTGCGCGAGCTCGGCCTGTTTTCCAAGAGCCAGGGCCGACGCCCGAGTTGCTCGATTTTTGCCATCGTTGGCGCGCTGGAGTATCAGGCTTCCAAGGAGGGCAAGCCGACGCAGTTTTCCGAAGACTACGCCATCTGGGCCACTCGCCAATACCTGGCGGAAAGCCCACGTGGCCGGTCCGCCGCCTACGCTGAGGGCGATGCCGGCTTTGCCCTGATCGACGTCATCAGCGCCCTCGCTAAATACGGCCTCGCCGACCGCGAGGACGTGCCCAATACCTTCGGCACCGGCATGGAGCGCATCGAGCCACCGGAGCCCGAGCTGCTTCAGCAAGCCCAGGACCGCGTGCAGCTGAGCGCCCTGCGTATCGACTCCCGCGACGGAGCGGCATCCGTCAACCGCATCATTCATACGCTCAACGCGGGGCTGCCAGTGGTGATCGGCGTCGCCTGGCCGCACGAAAACACCCTCCGCTCCGCGCCAATGATTTCCGGCCAAAACCCCGTCAGCATGCACGCGGTGACCCTGGTTGGCTACCGCTCAGATGAGGGCGGCGAAAACCTGCGCTTCGTCTTCAAGAACTCCTGGGGCCCGCTCTGGGGCAGCGGCGGCTACGGCTGGATAACAGGCGATTATTTAGAAGAGCACCTCTCCACCGCCTACGTGATGGACCCGGCTTTTGAGTGA